The following proteins are encoded in a genomic region of Danio rerio strain Tuebingen ecotype United States chromosome 16, GRCz12tu, whole genome shotgun sequence:
- the si:dkey-199f5.3 gene encoding uncharacterized protein si:dkey-199f5.3 isoform X2, producing the protein MWFKNQKSSSQVLPHPPEHRGVNSATNMEVSAKNISCGSSESGLNASVEPSSSVQLRSGSRTLRIDQLTPLCRQLIARRSILPALKPKTVPVKCVKKQIFTDGHLKARAVSAPRPQIKVSVKDICYPSDLTSVDHSPNSGSPAVRMDTHTPHRQQSVAVLSNLPVLESKYHVKPVNQQSFTDGPPKHQVKVSVRNISYPACVSGLNASVDRPSSVLPPSGSRAVRMDERLPLHRQSAAVCSNLPLLEPHRVHVKPVNKQSFTNGPPERSMSSPKHKTEVSLKNISFPLSDLNADVDRSSSLLAHSGSPAVRMVKPTPLRQHHVAAPTRLSVLKPSCVSVKPFDELPSCSSDLKVKPQLSLPRLPGFTSRLVNKRESCPFEDEDVRTKRAQPAKSNTLLLSRFPSAVCF; encoded by the exons ATGTGGTTCAAAAACCAAAAAAGTTCTAGTCAGGTCCTGCCACACCCCCCAGAACATCGAGGAGTGAACTCTGCTACAAATATGGAGGTTTCAGCGAAAAACATCAGCTGTGGTTCCTCTGAGTCTGGCCTAAATGCCAGTGTTGAGCCTTCCTCCTCTGTTCAGCTTCGTTCTGGGAGTCGAACACTGAGGATTGACCAGCTTACTCCTCTCTGTCGGCAACTGATTGCCAGGCGCTCAATCCTACCTGCTCTGAAGCCAAAAACTGTTCCTGTGAAGTGTGTCAAAAAGCAGATCTTCACAGATGGACATCTGAAAGCTAGAGCAGTGAGCGCTCCTAGACCTCAGATAAAGGTTTCAGTGAAAGACATCTGCTACCCGTCTGACCTGACTAGTGTTGACCATTCTCCTAATTCTGGGAGTCCAGCAGTGAGGATGGACACACATACGCCTCACCGCCAGCAGTCTGTTGCTGTGCTGTCAAACCTGCCTGTTTTGGAGTCCAAGTATCATGTGAAGCCTGTCAACCAGCAGAGCTTCACAGATGGACCTCCAAAACATCAGGTGAAGGTTTCAGTGAGAAACATCAGCTACCCTGCATGTGTGTCTGGCCTGAATGCCAGTGTTGACCGGCCCTCATCTGTTCTGCCTCCATCTGGAAGTAGAGCAGTAAGGATGGATGAACGCTTGCCTCTCCACCGGCAGTCAGCTGCTGTGTGCTCAAACCTGCCTCTTCTGGAGCCACACCGAGTTCATGTGAAGCCTGTCAACAAGCAGAGCTTCACAAACGGACCTCCAGAACGCAGCATGAGCTCTCCTAAACACAAGACGGAAGTTTCACTGAAAAACATCAGCTTCCCTCTGTCTGACCTGAACGCCGATGTTGACCGCTCTTCATCTCTTCTGGCACATTCTGGGAGTCCAGCAGTGAGAATGGTCAAACCTACACCTCTCCGCCAGCATCATGTTGCTGCTCCCACACGCTTGTCTGTATTGAAGCCAAGCTGTGTTTCTGTAAAGCCTTTCGATGAACTCCCTTCATGTTCGTCTGATCTGAAAGTGAAGCCTCAACTTTCCTTACCCAGACTGCCAGGCTTTACAAGTCGACTAGTGAACAAGCGTGAGTCT TGTCCATTTGAGGATGAGGATGTCAGGACGAAGAGGGCTCAGCCAGCAAAAAGTAACACACTTCTGCTGTCAAGATTTCCCTCTGCAGTCTGTTTTTGA
- the si:dkey-199f5.3 gene encoding uncharacterized protein si:dkey-199f5.3 isoform X3 codes for MWFKNQKSSSQVLPHPPEHRGVNSATNMEVSAKNISCGSSESGLNASVEPSSSVQLRSGSRTLRIDQLTPLCRQLIARRSILPALKPKTVPVKCVKKQIFTDGHLKARAVSAPRPQIKVSVKDICYPSDLTSVDHSPNSGSPAVRMDTHTPHRQQSVAVLSNLPVLESKYHVKPVNQQSFTDGPPKHQVKVSVRNISYPACVSGLNASVDRPSSVLPPSGSRAVRMDERLPLHRQSAAVCSNLPLLEPHRVHVKPVNKQSFTNGPPERSMSSPKHKTEVSLKNISFPLSDLNADVDRSSSLLAHSGSPAVRMVKPTPLRQHHVAAPTRLSVLKPSCVSVKPFDELPSCSSDLKVKPQLSLPRLPGFTSRLVNKLSI; via the exons ATGTGGTTCAAAAACCAAAAAAGTTCTAGTCAGGTCCTGCCACACCCCCCAGAACATCGAGGAGTGAACTCTGCTACAAATATGGAGGTTTCAGCGAAAAACATCAGCTGTGGTTCCTCTGAGTCTGGCCTAAATGCCAGTGTTGAGCCTTCCTCCTCTGTTCAGCTTCGTTCTGGGAGTCGAACACTGAGGATTGACCAGCTTACTCCTCTCTGTCGGCAACTGATTGCCAGGCGCTCAATCCTACCTGCTCTGAAGCCAAAAACTGTTCCTGTGAAGTGTGTCAAAAAGCAGATCTTCACAGATGGACATCTGAAAGCTAGAGCAGTGAGCGCTCCTAGACCTCAGATAAAGGTTTCAGTGAAAGACATCTGCTACCCGTCTGACCTGACTAGTGTTGACCATTCTCCTAATTCTGGGAGTCCAGCAGTGAGGATGGACACACATACGCCTCACCGCCAGCAGTCTGTTGCTGTGCTGTCAAACCTGCCTGTTTTGGAGTCCAAGTATCATGTGAAGCCTGTCAACCAGCAGAGCTTCACAGATGGACCTCCAAAACATCAGGTGAAGGTTTCAGTGAGAAACATCAGCTACCCTGCATGTGTGTCTGGCCTGAATGCCAGTGTTGACCGGCCCTCATCTGTTCTGCCTCCATCTGGAAGTAGAGCAGTAAGGATGGATGAACGCTTGCCTCTCCACCGGCAGTCAGCTGCTGTGTGCTCAAACCTGCCTCTTCTGGAGCCACACCGAGTTCATGTGAAGCCTGTCAACAAGCAGAGCTTCACAAACGGACCTCCAGAACGCAGCATGAGCTCTCCTAAACACAAGACGGAAGTTTCACTGAAAAACATCAGCTTCCCTCTGTCTGACCTGAACGCCGATGTTGACCGCTCTTCATCTCTTCTGGCACATTCTGGGAGTCCAGCAGTGAGAATGGTCAAACCTACACCTCTCCGCCAGCATCATGTTGCTGCTCCCACACGCTTGTCTGTATTGAAGCCAAGCTGTGTTTCTGTAAAGCCTTTCGATGAACTCCCTTCATGTTCGTCTGATCTGAAAGTGAAGCCTCAACTTTCCTTACCCAGACTGCCAGGCTTTACAAGTCGACTAGTGAACAAGC TGTCCATTTGA
- the si:dkey-199f5.3 gene encoding uncharacterized protein si:dkey-199f5.3 isoform X1, with protein MWFKNQKSSSQVLPHPPEHRGVNSATNMEVSAKNISCGSSESGLNASVEPSSSVQLRSGSRTLRIDQLTPLCRQLIARRSILPALKPKTVPVKCVKKQIFTDGHLKARAVSAPRPQIKVSVKDICYPSDLTSVDHSPNSGSPAVRMDTHTPHRQQSVAVLSNLPVLESKYHVKPVNQQSFTDGPPKHQVKVSVRNISYPACVSGLNASVDRPSSVLPPSGSRAVRMDERLPLHRQSAAVCSNLPLLEPHRVHVKPVNKQSFTNGPPERSMSSPKHKTEVSLKNISFPLSDLNADVDRSSSLLAHSGSPAVRMVKPTPLRQHHVAAPTRLSVLKPSCVSVKPFDELPSCSSDLKVKPQLSLPRLPGFTSRLVNKLLMCFQCPFEDEDVRTKRAQPAKSNTLLLSRFPSAVCF; from the exons ATGTGGTTCAAAAACCAAAAAAGTTCTAGTCAGGTCCTGCCACACCCCCCAGAACATCGAGGAGTGAACTCTGCTACAAATATGGAGGTTTCAGCGAAAAACATCAGCTGTGGTTCCTCTGAGTCTGGCCTAAATGCCAGTGTTGAGCCTTCCTCCTCTGTTCAGCTTCGTTCTGGGAGTCGAACACTGAGGATTGACCAGCTTACTCCTCTCTGTCGGCAACTGATTGCCAGGCGCTCAATCCTACCTGCTCTGAAGCCAAAAACTGTTCCTGTGAAGTGTGTCAAAAAGCAGATCTTCACAGATGGACATCTGAAAGCTAGAGCAGTGAGCGCTCCTAGACCTCAGATAAAGGTTTCAGTGAAAGACATCTGCTACCCGTCTGACCTGACTAGTGTTGACCATTCTCCTAATTCTGGGAGTCCAGCAGTGAGGATGGACACACATACGCCTCACCGCCAGCAGTCTGTTGCTGTGCTGTCAAACCTGCCTGTTTTGGAGTCCAAGTATCATGTGAAGCCTGTCAACCAGCAGAGCTTCACAGATGGACCTCCAAAACATCAGGTGAAGGTTTCAGTGAGAAACATCAGCTACCCTGCATGTGTGTCTGGCCTGAATGCCAGTGTTGACCGGCCCTCATCTGTTCTGCCTCCATCTGGAAGTAGAGCAGTAAGGATGGATGAACGCTTGCCTCTCCACCGGCAGTCAGCTGCTGTGTGCTCAAACCTGCCTCTTCTGGAGCCACACCGAGTTCATGTGAAGCCTGTCAACAAGCAGAGCTTCACAAACGGACCTCCAGAACGCAGCATGAGCTCTCCTAAACACAAGACGGAAGTTTCACTGAAAAACATCAGCTTCCCTCTGTCTGACCTGAACGCCGATGTTGACCGCTCTTCATCTCTTCTGGCACATTCTGGGAGTCCAGCAGTGAGAATGGTCAAACCTACACCTCTCCGCCAGCATCATGTTGCTGCTCCCACACGCTTGTCTGTATTGAAGCCAAGCTGTGTTTCTGTAAAGCCTTTCGATGAACTCCCTTCATGTTCGTCTGATCTGAAAGTGAAGCCTCAACTTTCCTTACCCAGACTGCCAGGCTTTACAAGTCGACTAGTGAACAAGC TTCTCATGTGTTTTCAGTGTCCATTTGAGGATGAGGATGTCAGGACGAAGAGGGCTCAGCCAGCAAAAAGTAACACACTTCTGCTGTCAAGATTTCCCTCTGCAGTCTGTTTTTGA